DNA sequence from the Acidobacteriota bacterium genome:
CGCGCAGCTTGATTAAGCACGAGCCGGGTTTTACCGGAGGACCCCGAACATGGAGCGATTCAGACTCGTTCAGGGCGGCGCGCCCCAGCAGCGCGCAGCCGAACGTCGGCCCATTCAGGTTTCAGGTCAGATTGTGTGGAAGGACTCGCGCGGCACGACGCGACTCTCCCGCGTGGTGACTCGCGACATCAGCGATACGGGCGTTGCCGTGGATTGCGTGAACGGCGCGCCCATCCCGTTGTACCGGCTGGTGTATTTCCAGGTCGATCGCAACGAACGTCAGCACGGGTCGCTGCCCGAGGCGCTGCGGCGGAACGCGGTCCTCGCGGCCGTCTACCGCGTGGCGCCGTGCAGCGAGGACACCGGCGTGCCCGGCGGATACGCGTTGCGGCTGCTGGTCGAACCGCAGGCGATGGCCGCGGGGCCGGCGGCGGTCAGCTGCGCGGTCTAAATTCAGGGTTCAGGGTTTATGGGTCTGGCGGCTGCTCCCCTCCGCCAGGCCCCGTTTTGCTTCAGGACTTCTTCAGCGCCTCGAGCTCGCGGCGCGCGTCGGCGGCGTACAGCGACTCCGGGAACTCCTGCACGATACGCGAGTAGGTCTGCTGCGCTTCGCTTTTTCGCCCGGCCTTCGCATAGACCCGCCCAAGTTGTATCAGCACGCCATCAAGCGGCAGGCTGGCGTCGGGGTCGGCCGACAGCTCTTTGTAAATGGCGATCGCCCGGTCGTGGTCGCCGCTGCCGGAGAGGAGGCCGGCGAGCCCGAGCCGCGCCATTTCCGCGTAGATGCCGCCCTGATCGACCAGTTCCTGGTAGCGCGCCTGGGCCTCGGCCCGGCGCCCGAGTGTCGCCAGCGCGTTCGCCGCGAAATAACGGGCAGCCCGCCCTGCGTCGGTCGATGGATACTGCGTGTACACCGCGGTGAGCTTCGGAACGGCCGCCTGGAACTTCGTCTGCTCGCTTGGATACGTGCCCGCCGGTGGTTTCGGGGCCGGCTGGCCGGCGGCCGGAGGCG
Encoded proteins:
- a CDS encoding tetratricopeptide repeat protein, with protein sequence MKRSERHHLKENELVALVDRTRDVVVARRRELMLAVTAILVLAVAAAGYFSWRARAESRASALLADAMTTLEAEVVTPAPPAAGQPAPKPPAGTYPSEQTKFQAAVPKLTAVYTQYPSTDAGRAARYFAANALATLGRRAEAQARYQELVDQGGIYAEMARLGLAGLLSGSGDHDRAIAIYKELSADPDASLPLDGVLIQLGRVYAKAGRKSEAQQTYSRIVQEFPESLYAADARRELEALKKS